One genomic window of Arachis stenosperma cultivar V10309 chromosome 10, arast.V10309.gnm1.PFL2, whole genome shotgun sequence includes the following:
- the LOC130954781 gene encoding cation/H(+) antiporter 15-like isoform X2 — MEVNRTIMVCQNPHSYGHKDVWHLGNPLDSPTSLLFVQVSLITMLSQVIEGGVIFGPSVLGQKKSLANALFPMKGAMVLETLASFGLMFFFFIVTVKMDIATMLRTEKQAIAIGLSTFFITLVIPGGLSFLLKNYISMDKSLSEALPVIAMSQAMTVFIVVSVLLTELKILNTDIGRLAMSSAMSADIVGFSLTVLMFAIMQNKGGTIVSFLWIILSIAALVVLIIYVMRPAVIWMLRRSEGKPVDELYVVCIFIFVLIAGFLSELIGQHFVMGPILFGLAIPEGPPMGTTLITKMETICLGFFYPIYLAVSGLKTNVFKISFQSFWIVGVVVLVASIAKIVAVMLPGYYSSNMSMKECCMIGLILNARGIAELTLYNMWKGSKLLTEQEFSLMVVFILIVNAIISPLLKMLYNPSEQYHALGRCTIQHTRRDSELRVMICIHNNENIPTLMNILEASYASGESMVGVIALILIELLGRSRPLLVAHQEHETLRSEPCSSTQIDNALKQYAQQNEGYATVESFSSISNLDTMHDDVCRIALDKRAHILIVPFHKRYEIDGTVEVINRAMQIMNNRVLEKAPCSVGILIDRGILCGSSSLLVSRTTYHVAVFFIGGADDAEALAYSSRMARHEIVHVTLVRFLLFGEENSKERKRDSDLVDEYRYYNAGNRHFEVMDEVVKDGIEMSSCIRRIIDYFDLVMVGREHPESVLLQGHDQWSECPELGTIGDMLASQDFVTKASLLVVQQQRVRGRVIKNTNVNPMPPQKDQMMMVPDVVLPHDEVNRASCSISVVDR, encoded by the exons ATGGAGGTGAATAGGACAATAATGGTGTGTCAAAATCCACACAGCTATGGTCACAAGGATGTTTGGCACTTAGGCAACCCTCTAGATTCTCCAACTTCTCTTCTATTTGTTCAGGTTTCTTTAATCACCATGCTATCACAAGTGATTGAG GGTGGAGTGATATTTGGGCCATCAGTATTGGGACAAAAGAAGTCACTAGCAAATGCTTTGTTCCCAATGAAAGGTGCCATGGTGCTTGAAACACTTGCATCTTTTGGCCTaatgttcttcttcttcatagtAACGGTGAAGATGGACATTGCAACAATGTTAAGGACAGAGAAACAAGCCATAGCCATTGGTCTCTCCACATTCTTCATCACATTGGTAATCCCAGGTGGATTATCATTTCTATTAAAGAACTATATTTCTATGGACAAAAGCCTCTCAGAAGCTCTACCAGTGATAGCCATGTCACAAGCCATGACCGTCTTCATAGTGGTCTCCGTCCTCTTGACAGAGCTCAAGATCCTTAACACGGACATAGGCCGGCTAGCTATGTCCTCGGCTATGTCGGCCGACATTGTTGGCTTCTCATTGACAGTTCTAATGTTTGCAATAATGCAGAACAAGGGTGGCACCATTGTGTCCTTTCTTTGGATAATTCTGTCCATAGCTGCATTGGTAGTTCTCATCATTTATGTCATGAGGCCGGCTGTCATCTGGATGCTAAGGCGATCAGAAGGGAAGCCGGTCGACGAATTGTACGTTGTttgtatctttatctttgttctGATCGCCGGATTCCTCAGCGAACTTATCGGCCAGCATTTCGTCATGGGGCCTATACTCTTCGGCTTGGCAATCCCCGAAGGGCCGCCCATGGGAACCACTTTGATAACTAAAATGGAGACTATATgtcttggattcttttatccAATCTACCTTGCTGTTAGTGGATTGAAAACTAATGTGTTCAAGATCAGCTTCCAGTCCTTTTGGATTGTTGGTGTTGTAGTTTTAGTGGCTTCCATTGCAAAGATCGTTGCTGTTATGTTGCCAGGGTATTATAGTAGTAATATGAGCATGAAAGAGTGTTGTATGATTGGGCTTATTCTGAATGCAAGAGGCATAGCAGAACTTACCCTTTACAATATGTGGAAGGGTAGCAAG TTATTAACGGAGCAAGAGTTCTCTTTGATGGTGGTATTCATTTTGATTGTAAATGCTATCATATCACCGCTTCTAAAGATGTTATATAATCCTTCAGAACAATACCATGCCTTAGGAAGATGCACAATTCAGCACACAAGGCGAGATTCGGAGCTTCGAGTCATGATCTGCATTCACAACAACGAAAACATCCCTACACTGATGAACATTCTAGAAGCATCCTATGCAAGCGGAGAGAGCATGGTTGGAGTCATAGCATTAATCCTAATAGAACTTCTTGGAAGATCAAGGCCTCTTCTTGTTGCTCACCAAGAACACGAAACATTGAG GTCAGAACCGTGCAGCTCAACTCAAATAGACAATGCATTGAAGCAATATGCACAACAGAACGAAGGTTATGCAACAGTTGAGTCCTTCTCATCGATCTCCAACTTGGACACAATGCACGATGATGTCTGTAGAATAGCACTTGACAAAAGAGCCCACATTCTAATCGTGCCATTTCACAAGCGTTATGAGATAGATGGAACAGTTGAAGTGATTAACAGAGCAATGCAGATTATGAACAACCGAGTCCTCGAAAAAGCGCCATGCTCAGTTGGAATCCTCATTGACAGGGGAATCTTGTGCGGATCCTCATCACTCTTAGTCTCTAGGACAACATACCACGTCGCCGTGTTCTTCATCGGCGGCGCGGACGACGCGGAGGCGCTTGCTTACAGCTCAAGAATGGCCCGGCACGAGATAGTCCACGTGACGTTAGTCCGATTCCTGCTCTTCGGAGAGGAGAATTCGAAGGAGAGGAAGCGTGACAGCGACCTTGTGGATGAGTACAGATACTATAATGCAGGGAACCGCCACTTTGAAGTGATGGATGAAGTGGTTAAAGATGGGATAGAGATGAGTTCTTGTATAAGAAGGATAATTGACTATTTTGACCTTGTGATGGTTGGAAGAGAACACCCTGAATCTGTTCTGCTTCAAGGGCATGATCAATGGAGTGAGTGTCCTGAGTTAGGGACAATTGGGGACATGTTAGCTTCACAGGATTTTGTGACAAAGGCTTCGTTGCTTGTGGTGCAACAACAGAGGGTAAGAGGGAGGGTTATTAAGAACACTAATGTGAATCCTATGCCACCTCAAAAGGATCAAATGATGATGGTACCTGATGTTGTTCTTCCTCATGATGAGGTCAATAGAGCTTCTTGTTCTATTTCAGTAGTGGACAGATga
- the LOC130954781 gene encoding cation/H(+) antiporter 15-like isoform X1, with product MEVNRTIMVCQNPHSYGHKDVWHLGNPLDSPTSLLFVQVSLITMLSQVIEVCLKPLGQSSLVSQILGGVIFGPSVLGQKKSLANALFPMKGAMVLETLASFGLMFFFFIVTVKMDIATMLRTEKQAIAIGLSTFFITLVIPGGLSFLLKNYISMDKSLSEALPVIAMSQAMTVFIVVSVLLTELKILNTDIGRLAMSSAMSADIVGFSLTVLMFAIMQNKGGTIVSFLWIILSIAALVVLIIYVMRPAVIWMLRRSEGKPVDELYVVCIFIFVLIAGFLSELIGQHFVMGPILFGLAIPEGPPMGTTLITKMETICLGFFYPIYLAVSGLKTNVFKISFQSFWIVGVVVLVASIAKIVAVMLPGYYSSNMSMKECCMIGLILNARGIAELTLYNMWKGSKLLTEQEFSLMVVFILIVNAIISPLLKMLYNPSEQYHALGRCTIQHTRRDSELRVMICIHNNENIPTLMNILEASYASGESMVGVIALILIELLGRSRPLLVAHQEHETLRSEPCSSTQIDNALKQYAQQNEGYATVESFSSISNLDTMHDDVCRIALDKRAHILIVPFHKRYEIDGTVEVINRAMQIMNNRVLEKAPCSVGILIDRGILCGSSSLLVSRTTYHVAVFFIGGADDAEALAYSSRMARHEIVHVTLVRFLLFGEENSKERKRDSDLVDEYRYYNAGNRHFEVMDEVVKDGIEMSSCIRRIIDYFDLVMVGREHPESVLLQGHDQWSECPELGTIGDMLASQDFVTKASLLVVQQQRVRGRVIKNTNVNPMPPQKDQMMMVPDVVLPHDEVNRASCSISVVDR from the exons ATGGAGGTGAATAGGACAATAATGGTGTGTCAAAATCCACACAGCTATGGTCACAAGGATGTTTGGCACTTAGGCAACCCTCTAGATTCTCCAACTTCTCTTCTATTTGTTCAGGTTTCTTTAATCACCATGCTATCACAAGTGATTGAGGTTTGTCTCAAGCCTTTAGGACAATCCTCCCTTGTTTCACAGATTCTT GGTGGAGTGATATTTGGGCCATCAGTATTGGGACAAAAGAAGTCACTAGCAAATGCTTTGTTCCCAATGAAAGGTGCCATGGTGCTTGAAACACTTGCATCTTTTGGCCTaatgttcttcttcttcatagtAACGGTGAAGATGGACATTGCAACAATGTTAAGGACAGAGAAACAAGCCATAGCCATTGGTCTCTCCACATTCTTCATCACATTGGTAATCCCAGGTGGATTATCATTTCTATTAAAGAACTATATTTCTATGGACAAAAGCCTCTCAGAAGCTCTACCAGTGATAGCCATGTCACAAGCCATGACCGTCTTCATAGTGGTCTCCGTCCTCTTGACAGAGCTCAAGATCCTTAACACGGACATAGGCCGGCTAGCTATGTCCTCGGCTATGTCGGCCGACATTGTTGGCTTCTCATTGACAGTTCTAATGTTTGCAATAATGCAGAACAAGGGTGGCACCATTGTGTCCTTTCTTTGGATAATTCTGTCCATAGCTGCATTGGTAGTTCTCATCATTTATGTCATGAGGCCGGCTGTCATCTGGATGCTAAGGCGATCAGAAGGGAAGCCGGTCGACGAATTGTACGTTGTttgtatctttatctttgttctGATCGCCGGATTCCTCAGCGAACTTATCGGCCAGCATTTCGTCATGGGGCCTATACTCTTCGGCTTGGCAATCCCCGAAGGGCCGCCCATGGGAACCACTTTGATAACTAAAATGGAGACTATATgtcttggattcttttatccAATCTACCTTGCTGTTAGTGGATTGAAAACTAATGTGTTCAAGATCAGCTTCCAGTCCTTTTGGATTGTTGGTGTTGTAGTTTTAGTGGCTTCCATTGCAAAGATCGTTGCTGTTATGTTGCCAGGGTATTATAGTAGTAATATGAGCATGAAAGAGTGTTGTATGATTGGGCTTATTCTGAATGCAAGAGGCATAGCAGAACTTACCCTTTACAATATGTGGAAGGGTAGCAAG TTATTAACGGAGCAAGAGTTCTCTTTGATGGTGGTATTCATTTTGATTGTAAATGCTATCATATCACCGCTTCTAAAGATGTTATATAATCCTTCAGAACAATACCATGCCTTAGGAAGATGCACAATTCAGCACACAAGGCGAGATTCGGAGCTTCGAGTCATGATCTGCATTCACAACAACGAAAACATCCCTACACTGATGAACATTCTAGAAGCATCCTATGCAAGCGGAGAGAGCATGGTTGGAGTCATAGCATTAATCCTAATAGAACTTCTTGGAAGATCAAGGCCTCTTCTTGTTGCTCACCAAGAACACGAAACATTGAG GTCAGAACCGTGCAGCTCAACTCAAATAGACAATGCATTGAAGCAATATGCACAACAGAACGAAGGTTATGCAACAGTTGAGTCCTTCTCATCGATCTCCAACTTGGACACAATGCACGATGATGTCTGTAGAATAGCACTTGACAAAAGAGCCCACATTCTAATCGTGCCATTTCACAAGCGTTATGAGATAGATGGAACAGTTGAAGTGATTAACAGAGCAATGCAGATTATGAACAACCGAGTCCTCGAAAAAGCGCCATGCTCAGTTGGAATCCTCATTGACAGGGGAATCTTGTGCGGATCCTCATCACTCTTAGTCTCTAGGACAACATACCACGTCGCCGTGTTCTTCATCGGCGGCGCGGACGACGCGGAGGCGCTTGCTTACAGCTCAAGAATGGCCCGGCACGAGATAGTCCACGTGACGTTAGTCCGATTCCTGCTCTTCGGAGAGGAGAATTCGAAGGAGAGGAAGCGTGACAGCGACCTTGTGGATGAGTACAGATACTATAATGCAGGGAACCGCCACTTTGAAGTGATGGATGAAGTGGTTAAAGATGGGATAGAGATGAGTTCTTGTATAAGAAGGATAATTGACTATTTTGACCTTGTGATGGTTGGAAGAGAACACCCTGAATCTGTTCTGCTTCAAGGGCATGATCAATGGAGTGAGTGTCCTGAGTTAGGGACAATTGGGGACATGTTAGCTTCACAGGATTTTGTGACAAAGGCTTCGTTGCTTGTGGTGCAACAACAGAGGGTAAGAGGGAGGGTTATTAAGAACACTAATGTGAATCCTATGCCACCTCAAAAGGATCAAATGATGATGGTACCTGATGTTGTTCTTCCTCATGATGAGGTCAATAGAGCTTCTTGTTCTATTTCAGTAGTGGACAGATga